A DNA window from Helicobacter jaachi contains the following coding sequences:
- a CDS encoding relaxase/mobilization nuclease domain-containing protein gives MQEAIIDIPLEKYTDDTLFEYTKIHSQKVRQNHIHIRGKFCANFTHNIKISAPLYQAISPHQKRIVIKNIGSMKRGHLKNALAYVIRNGDLGYARNELDEQVALNDIFKEWEQDFDKNKDLNEAFHFVFSLNEIKSPQVMGMLEYAVRQTLLTHFGDYKWVIVPHTHQKQPHIHAIINKTNIFTKKKLHFKGKTIADMFNEMKEDFRHNLYTISRGKLNYIDEPFNKDIRENLIHKKMAALNNIGRKDSVNRNLSSYNLAKDMSFFNDTYKDMVASVNTRHTHLSAKQKSLGIEIKNQSIYLHNVSKKIKALLASGKTPTHLLAKEQDLKKALQNLRKNFQHNKQILSKLSQSLRHLLNWQDKFNHFTKDYTHLRKKQTLLNSLKGYEAYIPANLAKTFIALKNEVSASELLLNKHLPSFSQDIIALLSHSNLKENTFSISKNLYSIYKYQSILKSLNFEDKRDNVNKHKHLEDLDLLALEYGEKLKARFAVLKEHIHSLKEQLEAYYKLNKDLDIESISVDSHKIHELKSFIKLLRQYQYLDKEYALCAKSLIKHKLVPQKIKSAPPLSQEAIQHIQAMDSALKLEHNQSSKHKQDTESKSRQSPPFSFQVLSSRKDSKRF, from the coding sequence ATGCAAGAAGCTATTATTGATATTCCTCTTGAGAAATATACTGATGATACTCTCTTTGAATACACAAAAATTCACTCTCAAAAAGTTCGCCAGAATCATATTCATATTAGGGGTAAATTCTGTGCAAACTTTACACATAATATTAAGATTTCTGCTCCGCTTTATCAAGCTATCTCTCCTCATCAAAAGCGTATAGTTATCAAAAATATTGGTTCTATGAAGAGGGGACACTTAAAAAATGCGCTCGCGTATGTAATTCGTAATGGTGATTTGGGTTATGCTAGGAATGAATTAGATGAACAGGTGGCTTTAAATGATATATTTAAAGAGTGGGAGCAAGACTTTGATAAAAATAAAGATTTGAATGAAGCATTTCATTTTGTATTTTCCCTAAATGAAATCAAATCTCCTCAAGTTATGGGTATGCTAGAGTATGCTGTTAGACAAACTTTACTCACTCACTTTGGCGATTATAAATGGGTTATTGTGCCTCATACTCATCAAAAGCAGCCTCATATTCACGCTATTATTAATAAAACAAATATTTTTACTAAGAAAAAATTGCACTTTAAGGGCAAAACCATAGCGGATATGTTTAATGAAATGAAGGAAGATTTTAGACACAATCTCTATACTATTTCAAGAGGTAAGCTTAATTATATTGATGAGCCTTTCAATAAAGATATTAGGGAGAATCTTATCCATAAAAAAATGGCAGCATTAAACAATATTGGGCGTAAGGATTCTGTAAATAGAAATCTTTCATCATATAATCTAGCAAAGGATATGTCTTTTTTTAATGATACTTACAAGGATATGGTAGCTTCAGTAAATACAAGGCATACCCATCTTAGTGCCAAGCAAAAATCTTTAGGAATAGAGATTAAAAATCAAAGCATTTATTTACATAATGTTTCTAAGAAAATTAAAGCCTTGCTTGCTAGTGGTAAAACTCCCACCCATCTTCTTGCTAAAGAGCAAGATTTAAAAAAAGCATTACAGAATCTACGCAAAAATTTCCAGCATAATAAGCAAATACTCTCTAAGCTTTCTCAATCTTTGCGGCATTTGCTTAATTGGCAAGATAAGTTTAATCATTTCACCAAAGATTACACGCATTTACGCAAAAAGCAAACCTTGCTGAATTCTCTTAAAGGATATGAAGCTTATATCCCTGCCAATCTAGCTAAAACTTTTATCGCCCTAAAAAATGAAGTGAGTGCTAGTGAGCTATTACTCAATAAGCATTTGCCCTCCTTTTCACAAGATATTATTGCGCTGCTCTCTCACTCTAATCTTAAAGAAAATACCTTTAGTATTTCTAAGAATCTTTACAGCATTTATAAATATCAAAGCATTCTAAAAAGCTTAAACTTTGAGGATAAAAGAGATAATGTAAATAAGCATAAGCATTTGGAGGATTTAGATTTATTGGCATTGGAGTATGGAGAAAAATTAAAGGCAAGATTTGCAGTTCTTAAAGAACATATTCACTCCCTAAAAGAGCAACTTGAGGCATATTATAAGCTTAATAAAGATTTAGATATAGAATCTATATCTGTAGATTCTCATAAAATACACGAACTTAAAAGCTTTATTAAGCTTTTAAGGCAATATCAATATTTAGATAAAGAATATGCCTTATGTGCTAAATCTCTTATAAAGCATAAATTAGTTCCCCAAAAGATTAAATCTGCTCCGCCTTTATCTCAAGAAGCAATACAGCATATTCAAGCTATGGATTCTGCCCTCAAGTTAGAGCATAATCAATCATCTAAACATAAGCAAGATACAGAATCTAAATCTAGGCAATCTCCCCCTTTTTCATTTCAAGTTTTATCATCTCGCAAAGATTCTAAAAGGTTTTGA
- a CDS encoding type II toxin-antitoxin system HipA family toxin, producing MAYQHIEVYDEAHLVGELVIHSETYFTFQYTKDWNKRNALAFAIDSQLPLENTTQDTLYTNNNLWGCFADLLPDRWGRKLQSRHMGRALSDIDYMLGVSDYYRIGSLRLKLNDEFIAKESNIPQLIHINEIMQSSLNLEKEEYSDRDLAYLLGCGSSLGGARPKACLADKDKLYIAKFPSVNDEYSVILWEKTMLDIAKIAHIEVPNTKLIDTKFNRQALLVERFDRTNGTHQRIPFQSAMSLLNVSERAGADQKCYIDVADKLSTPDKQRFFRRMVFNTLFGNTDDHLRNHALLYDRESKQWNLAPAYDLNPNPIDYDRQYHALKFTPNTDKPSLSLCKDIMEHFAVDIHLFSEIVSDCIKAGEQYKKIAAQNGIKSAEIKFMAGNFEHKDIEYAKSILHNSHLASLKPKTTHKPKLRTKR from the coding sequence ATGGCTTATCAGCATATAGAAGTTTATGATGAAGCACATCTAGTTGGAGAATTAGTTATTCATTCAGAGACTTATTTTACTTTTCAATATACCAAAGATTGGAATAAGCGCAATGCTCTTGCATTTGCTATAGATTCACAACTTCCACTAGAGAACACCACACAAGATACGCTCTATACTAATAATAATCTATGGGGCTGCTTTGCAGATTTGCTCCCCGATAGGTGGGGACGCAAGCTCCAAAGCCGACATATGGGGCGTGCATTAAGTGATATAGATTATATGCTAGGAGTAAGTGATTATTATAGAATCGGTAGCCTGCGCTTAAAACTTAATGATGAGTTTATAGCCAAAGAATCTAATATCCCTCAACTTATTCACATTAATGAAATTATGCAATCTTCACTCAATCTCGAAAAAGAGGAATATAGTGATAGAGATTTAGCATATTTGTTGGGCTGTGGCTCTTCACTAGGAGGAGCTAGACCTAAAGCGTGCCTTGCTGATAAAGACAAGCTCTATATTGCAAAGTTTCCATCAGTAAATGATGAATACTCTGTAATTTTGTGGGAAAAAACAATGCTTGATATAGCTAAAATTGCCCATATCGAAGTGCCAAATACTAAACTTATTGACACCAAGTTTAATAGGCAAGCCTTGCTTGTAGAGCGATTTGATAGGACTAATGGCACACATCAAAGGATTCCATTCCAATCAGCAATGAGCTTGCTTAATGTGAGTGAGCGTGCAGGAGCAGACCAGAAATGCTATATTGATGTTGCAGACAAACTTTCCACGCCCGATAAACAAAGGTTTTTTAGAAGAATGGTATTTAATACACTTTTTGGTAACACTGATGACCATTTGCGTAATCACGCACTGCTTTATGATAGAGAATCTAAACAATGGAATCTTGCCCCAGCCTATGACTTAAATCCCAATCCAATAGACTATGACAGGCAGTATCACGCTCTAAAATTTACTCCCAATACAGATAAACCAAGTTTGAGCTTGTGCAAAGACATTATGGAGCATTTTGCAGTGGATATACATTTATTTAGTGAAATCGTATCTGATTGCATTAAAGCAGGAGAGCAATATAAAAAGATTGCTGCACAAAATGGCATAAAGAGTGCTGAAATCAAATTTATGGCAGGTAATTTTGAGCATAAAGACATAGAGTATGCTAAAAGCATACTGCACAACTCTCATTTAGCTTCTTTAAAACCTAAAACCACCCATAAACCAAAACTAAGGACAAAGCGATGA
- a CDS encoding ParA family protein, which yields MVITIANEKGGSGKSTIAINLAIKLLSFHQHILVMDTDPQRSIEAFTNIREEKFAQCENVKHFTHNNLYGNIAQSLKQSIPLYEHIIIDTRGADSVESRKAMLYADLLIIPTTPSQLDYDVLTNMFERVKEIKDVNEHLQIAIVMNKLPTNLFLTKEIVEFQNAINEANKELGSDDFKLLEHNLFDRIAYKRAIGEGLGITEYSDMKAKDEFGAFFEECLGQYLKAHKSA from the coding sequence ATGGTAATCACCATTGCAAATGAAAAGGGTGGGAGCGGTAAAAGCACTATCGCTATTAATCTAGCCATTAAGCTTTTATCCTTTCACCAGCATATACTCGTTATGGATACAGACCCACAAAGAAGTATAGAAGCCTTCACTAATATTCGTGAGGAAAAGTTTGCCCAGTGTGAGAATGTAAAGCATTTTACGCATAATAATCTTTATGGCAACATCGCGCAAAGCTTAAAGCAAAGCATTCCTTTGTATGAGCATATTATCATTGATACGCGTGGTGCAGATAGTGTAGAATCTAGGAAAGCTATGTTATATGCAGATTTATTGATTATCCCCACCACACCATCGCAACTTGATTATGATGTGCTAACAAATATGTTTGAGCGTGTTAAAGAGATTAAAGATGTTAATGAACATTTACAGATTGCTATTGTAATGAATAAGCTCCCTACTAATCTTTTTTTGACCAAAGAGATTGTAGAATTTCAAAACGCCATTAATGAAGCAAATAAAGAGTTAGGAAGCGATGATTTTAAGCTCTTAGAGCATAATCTCTTTGATAGGATTGCCTACAAAAGGGCTATAGGTGAAGGGCTAGGCATTACAGAGTATAGCGATATGAAAGCAAAAGATGAATTTGGCGCATTCTTTGAGGAATGCTTAGGACAATATCTTAAAGCACACAAAAGCGCATAA
- a CDS encoding tyrosine-type recombinase/integrase, with the protein MHKQSLLTPQEVIALLIEFIIYKAKTYSHNTESREMRVKAYLELKYLCYKSFSKFDDIKKQIRLLGKYGIVSILKLIPLIDTLEYFIARHNGVLNTLFEEQEVIDYFFSLTKYYQASTIKSRISHFGSFCKFLDKKGIAVNQFERLGTRYHKEKKLPDFLNERQFNTFLETIHNFKPKTLGQKRLKIIILLASYTGIRTREVHHIKLNDIQEDSDKYIIKIQGKGSKQRYVSAKKIHIQEALNDFLQTKKLQGIKSIFLTQLKSSRFPTYCAINLKPFLEQCNLYGQRRHHLHILRHSFGSYVYEKSKDILLTQQALGHASLTSTEIYMHLNQEAHSRIANLFA; encoded by the coding sequence ATGCACAAACAATCTTTACTTACTCCACAAGAGGTTATTGCCCTACTTATTGAGTTTATCATCTATAAAGCCAAAACCTACTCACACAATACAGAATCTAGAGAAATGCGCGTTAAAGCATATTTAGAATTGAAGTATTTGTGCTATAAGTCATTTTCAAAGTTTGATGATATTAAAAAGCAAATTAGATTACTGGGCAAATATGGTATTGTGAGTATTTTAAAGCTTATCCCTCTCATTGATACACTTGAGTATTTTATCGCGCGTCATAATGGTGTATTAAATACGCTCTTTGAAGAACAAGAGGTGATTGATTACTTTTTCTCCCTTACAAAATACTATCAAGCAAGCACAATCAAATCCCGCATATCTCATTTTGGTTCATTTTGCAAGTTTTTAGATAAAAAGGGCATTGCTGTAAATCAATTTGAAAGATTAGGAACGCGCTACCATAAGGAGAAAAAATTGCCTGATTTTCTCAATGAGAGGCAATTTAACACATTTTTAGAGACTATCCACAACTTTAAGCCCAAAACTCTTGGGCAAAAAAGGCTTAAAATTATTATACTCCTTGCTTCTTATACAGGCATAAGAACGCGTGAAGTCCATCATATCAAGCTTAATGATATACAAGAGGATAGTGATAAATACATCATTAAGATTCAAGGCAAAGGCAGTAAGCAACGCTATGTTTCTGCGAAAAAAATCCACATACAGGAGGCTTTGAATGATTTTTTACAAACTAAAAAGCTACAAGGCATTAAGAGCATCTTTCTTACCCAGCTAAAATCTTCACGCTTTCCTACTTATTGTGCTATCAATCTCAAACCATTTTTGGAGCAATGCAATCTTTATGGGCAGAGGAGACATCATTTGCACATATTGCGACATTCTTTTGGAAGTTATGTGTATGAAAAATCAAAAGATATTTTGCTCACTCAACAGGCTTTAGGACACGCATCTTTAACTAGCACAGAAATATATATGCACTTAAACCAAGAAGCCCATAGTCGTATTGCTAATTTATTTGCATAA
- a CDS encoding single-stranded DNA-binding protein: MNSVNISGNLIANAELKYIGDNQTPCVNFTIAFNKVFKNERGNIEKAASFFNVVFFGNYAKSIHSSLNKGTLVFVSGTLNQNRWENNNQKYAKIYIIGKQINIIKERRKPLDSNTDDPSAESTQPTESKEHFEADSKEDLPL, encoded by the coding sequence ATGAATAGTGTCAATATTAGTGGAAACCTCATTGCCAACGCAGAGCTTAAATATATAGGTGATAATCAAACACCTTGCGTAAATTTCACCATTGCCTTTAATAAAGTTTTTAAAAATGAGCGTGGTAATATTGAAAAAGCAGCTTCATTTTTTAATGTAGTATTCTTTGGGAATTATGCCAAAAGTATCCATAGCTCATTGAACAAAGGCACATTGGTGTTTGTCAGCGGCACACTTAATCAAAATAGATGGGAAAACAATAATCAAAAATATGCAAAAATCTACATTATTGGCAAACAAATTAATATCATTAAAGAGAGAAGAAAACCCCTAGATTCTAATACAGATGACCCCTCTGCAGAATCTACACAACCCACAGAATCTAAGGAGCATTTTGAAGCAGATTCTAAAGAAGATTTACCCCTTTAG
- a CDS encoding ArdC-like ssDNA-binding domain-containing protein, translating to MEEQQPKKTFADYKEAFATSIIAEIAQGIKTGKAPFFKDISAKELQENRAYNALNGVPLDGMNSLKADLKCAQFEYNKNVWISLEDAQKMAQKGKEGYEKTKEEIDTIKAQFRAEMEAIKEARAKGIEPETQTNWRNKTISIQYIQIKKAEFVYKKDANGNKIPLLDSNNNQRIGANGQPLYEYELDMTKPYVDSQGKTQYQAKVEFVSIEPRFRTEILYNIDEFKTIDLSKIKPLNETIQRKHQFKHAQEWEKQNNGNTLLVLNDIEKKLKPQTADQIKAYMKAQNNGTDYNVPTRLNAIQREEVAQITKDLIAKYEQDKADIALYASTDNEHKKTNTQTMGKQEKTAKFAKSKQPETKKQSRSR from the coding sequence ATGGAAGAGCAGCAACCTAAAAAAACATTTGCAGATTATAAAGAGGCATTTGCCACTTCCATAATTGCAGAAATTGCACAAGGCATTAAAACAGGTAAAGCCCCATTTTTTAAAGATATAAGTGCTAAGGAGCTACAAGAGAATCGTGCCTATAATGCTCTAAATGGCGTTCCACTTGATGGTATGAACTCTCTTAAAGCAGATTTAAAATGCGCCCAGTTTGAATACAATAAAAATGTATGGATAAGCCTTGAAGATGCTCAAAAAATGGCACAAAAAGGGAAAGAGGGCTATGAAAAAACAAAAGAAGAAATTGACACTATTAAAGCACAATTTAGAGCAGAAATGGAGGCTATAAAAGAGGCAAGGGCAAAGGGTATTGAGCCAGAGACACAAACAAATTGGAGAAATAAAACTATCTCTATACAATATATCCAAATTAAAAAAGCTGAATTTGTCTATAAAAAAGATGCTAATGGCAATAAGATTCCCTTGCTAGATTCTAATAATAATCAAAGAATAGGGGCAAATGGGCAGCCACTCTATGAATACGAACTTGATATGACTAAGCCTTATGTTGATTCTCAAGGTAAAACACAATATCAGGCCAAAGTGGAGTTTGTAAGCATTGAACCAAGATTTAGGACGGAGATTCTGTATAACATCGATGAATTTAAAACCATTGATTTAAGCAAAATTAAACCGCTTAATGAAACAATCCAAAGAAAACATCAGTTTAAACACGCGCAGGAATGGGAAAAGCAAAATAATGGCAATACCTTGCTTGTTCTAAATGATATTGAGAAAAAGCTAAAACCCCAAACAGCAGACCAAATTAAAGCGTATATGAAAGCACAGAATAATGGCACAGATTACAATGTACCCACTCGACTTAATGCAATACAGCGCGAGGAAGTAGCGCAAATCACAAAAGATTTGATTGCCAAATATGAGCAAGATAAGGCAGATATTGCGCTTTATGCAAGCACAGACAACGAGCATAAAAAAACAAATACCCAGACTATGGGCAAACAAGAAAAAACTGCAAAGTTTGCCAAGAGTAAGCAGCCTGAAACAAAAAAGCAAAGTAGAAGTCGCTAA
- a CDS encoding toprim domain-containing protein, which produces MNSYSSKHFTDLTTLPLHEILMANGYKIDRDKSSINHPCVVNEDKSQKLIITKKGENYLYFNAQDDTDRGNIISFARIRGINLKELIANYDKNISLSNNKDYQFFKQAKDLDSAYYAKQFNQFAPCDIKNNLLLKRRGFDLVYLSDYQNILKQDEHNNLIIPHFKFMKIQNSNVPNGEIKGVFICGYTKRFNLPLTKNKDGTPRDKPLNHITMGNRGIECLNLQKDTTAIKQVVLTESMIDSLSFMQIKNLNPKETLLLSTAGSYSDEQQATLKAILDTLPKARIYLAFDNDEKGLAYSRKIESFIKEENTKKYGREVPLSSIPIIYTPFSKDCNDDLALYNITKLPNLNRNDLNDWVECKMLSYKRIKDSNTKALLLNSIRKVDSLKPISEENRNFFNAMSKHKATRNL; this is translated from the coding sequence ATGAATAGCTATTCTTCAAAGCATTTTACTGATTTAACCACACTTCCATTGCACGAAATTCTAATGGCTAATGGCTACAAAATTGATAGAGATAAAAGCTCTATCAATCACCCTTGTGTAGTAAATGAAGACAAAAGTCAAAAGCTTATTATCACCAAAAAAGGAGAAAATTATCTCTATTTTAATGCCCAAGATGATACAGACAGAGGCAATATCATTTCATTTGCAAGGATTCGTGGCATAAATCTTAAAGAGCTTATCGCCAATTATGATAAAAATATATCACTAAGCAATAACAAAGATTATCAATTTTTCAAGCAAGCAAAAGACCTAGACTCTGCTTATTATGCCAAGCAATTTAATCAGTTTGCACCTTGTGATATCAAAAATAATCTTCTCTTAAAGCGTAGAGGATTTGATTTGGTATATCTTAGTGATTATCAAAACATCTTAAAACAAGATGAGCATAATAATCTCATCATTCCCCACTTTAAATTTATGAAAATACAAAATAGTAATGTCCCAAATGGAGAAATAAAGGGAGTATTTATCTGTGGTTATACTAAACGCTTTAATCTCCCACTTACTAAAAATAAAGACGGCACGCCAAGAGATAAGCCACTTAATCATATCACTATGGGTAATAGAGGCATAGAATGCCTAAACCTTCAAAAGGACACAACAGCTATTAAGCAAGTTGTGCTTACAGAATCTATGATAGATTCACTCTCATTTATGCAAATTAAAAATCTTAATCCCAAAGAAACACTTTTATTATCCACAGCAGGCTCTTATAGCGATGAGCAACAAGCAACACTTAAAGCCATACTTGATACGCTTCCAAAAGCAAGGATTTATCTTGCCTTTGATAATGATGAAAAGGGTTTAGCATATAGTAGAAAGATAGAGAGCTTCATCAAAGAAGAAAATACCAAAAAATACGGCAGAGAAGTTCCGCTATCAAGCATTCCTATTATCTACACACCTTTTAGCAAAGATTGCAATGATGATTTAGCACTTTATAACATCACTAAACTTCCAAACCTTAATAGAAACGACCTTAATGACTGGGTAGAATGTAAAATGCTCTCATACAAGCGTATAAAAGATAGCAATACAAAAGCTCTGCTTCTTAATAGCATACGCAAAGTTGATAGCTTAAAGCCCATTAGTGAGGAGAATAGAAACTTTTTTAATGCAATGAGCAAACATAAGGCTACAAGGAATCTCTAA
- a CDS encoding thermonuclease family protein, whose amino-acid sequence MRIFQHHYPTLLSITIVIILVLIHCTTYNFAYLSASQRLQGTIIKVADGDTLTLQNNENQKIKIRLYGIDAPESKQSYGKEAKDFLLTLCPLKSQAQVMLKDTDKYQRIVGIVFCNDIDVNAQLVKNGYAWAYDGYSLAYKHYEIQAKLESKGLWSEPNPIRPSDFRKDKKR is encoded by the coding sequence ATGCGTATATTTCAACATCACTATCCCACACTACTCTCTATTACCATTGTAATTATTTTAGTGCTTATTCATTGCACAACTTATAATTTTGCTTACCTTTCTGCCTCACAGCGACTACAAGGCACAATTATCAAAGTAGCAGATGGTGATACGCTCACACTGCAAAATAACGAAAATCAAAAGATAAAAATTAGACTCTATGGTATTGACGCCCCAGAATCTAAACAAAGCTATGGAAAGGAAGCTAAAGACTTTCTGCTCACACTTTGTCCCTTAAAATCACAAGCTCAAGTAATGCTTAAAGACACAGATAAGTATCAGCGCATCGTGGGCATAGTTTTTTGTAATGATATAGATGTAAATGCCCAGCTAGTCAAAAATGGCTATGCGTGGGCGTATGATGGATACTCTCTAGCTTACAAGCATTATGAGATACAGGCTAAATTAGAATCTAAAGGCTTGTGGAGTGAGCCAAATCCCATAAGACCGAGTGATTTTAGAAAAGATAAAAAGCGATGA
- a CDS encoding type II toxin-antitoxin system RelE family toxin → MQIIIPRKVDKFLEKQNKGDPKGVRKIRTFLWNQLSTAENPTTLPNCKKMQGTENIWRWRIGDYRIIAEIKNQELVIQVIKIAHRQEAYD, encoded by the coding sequence ATGCAAATCATAATACCGCGCAAAGTTGATAAGTTTTTAGAAAAACAAAATAAGGGCGACCCTAAAGGTGTTAGAAAGATTAGAACATTTTTATGGAATCAATTATCCACTGCAGAAAATCCAACAACCCTCCCAAATTGCAAGAAAATGCAAGGCACAGAAAATATATGGCGTTGGCGCATAGGAGATTATCGCATAATCGCTGAAATTAAGAATCAAGAACTTGTAATACAAGTGATAAAAATTGCTCACAGACAAGAAGCGTATGACTAA
- a CDS encoding outer membrane beta-barrel protein, whose translation MAKLNRIMAIVTGVFIGLCNPTFAETEMSKLQRELDDLKQEKQVIELQAEIQRLKNQESRAAITPSSNELAKTNQSDTFGFCKGESVHTGCFIGLDVQYTDTDYSTSIDFMETSNAGTNNLFGSSLKSIAAFPLNLNIGWQYFFSQDYGIRIKGYLGYANYSSGDINTAINGMPELINMNMSLSSHALNYGLSATFLYNLINTYKHTFGFDVGLGFEGTSFLDNSLKVAMLETSYNQNISFASQFGFTATMGIHYFFKLNHQFFAYFKYRGYDGARSKITLTNEVGTMDIGTIKVIPSSSYMLGYAYKF comes from the coding sequence ATGGCAAAATTAAATCGCATAATGGCAATAGTTACAGGTGTGTTCATAGGATTGTGTAATCCAACATTTGCAGAAACAGAAATGAGTAAGCTTCAAAGAGAACTAGATGACTTAAAACAAGAAAAACAAGTCATAGAGCTTCAAGCAGAGATACAGAGATTAAAAAACCAAGAGAGTAGAGCCGCTATTACTCCTAGCAGCAATGAGCTAGCAAAAACAAATCAAAGTGATACATTTGGATTCTGTAAGGGCGAATCTGTGCATACAGGCTGTTTTATTGGACTTGATGTGCAATATACCGATACAGATTATTCCACAAGTATAGATTTTATGGAAACAAGTAATGCAGGCACAAACAATCTCTTTGGCTCAAGTCTAAAATCAATAGCAGCCTTTCCCTTAAATCTCAACATCGGTTGGCAATATTTTTTCTCACAAGATTATGGAATCCGCATAAAAGGCTATTTGGGCTATGCTAATTATAGCAGCGGAGATATTAATACAGCAATAAATGGTATGCCAGAGCTTATTAATATGAATATGAGTTTATCCTCCCACGCGCTTAATTATGGGCTAAGTGCTACATTCCTCTATAATCTTATAAATACCTATAAGCATACCTTTGGGTTTGATGTGGGATTAGGGTTTGAGGGGACAAGCTTTTTAGATAATAGTCTAAAGGTTGCAATGCTAGAAACAAGCTATAATCAAAATATCTCGTTTGCTTCACAATTTGGCTTTACTGCCACAATGGGGATTCATTACTTTTTTAAGCTCAATCATCAATTCTTTGCTTACTTTAAGTATCGTGGGTATGATGGAGCTAGGAGTAAAATCACACTTACCAACGAAGTAGGAACAATGGATATAGGCACTATCAAGGTTATTCCATCTAGCAGTTATATGCTAGGATATGCCTATAAGTTTTAA